A DNA window from Streptomyces sp. CA-278952 contains the following coding sequences:
- a CDS encoding aromatase/cyclase, whose product MTESPVQETEHEIRIAAPPQAVFAALADAPGWPAVFPPSVHVEQLERTGSTERIRVWATANGSPRTWTSRRELDERARHIRFRQEVSASPVAAMGGAWIVEETDAGGSRVRLTHDFRAVDDDPAAIEWIHRAVDRNSEAELASLRAALERPDGTAPTTFEDTVLVRGRAQDVYDFLYRADLWPERLSHVARVTVEEEDPGLQHLSMETRTADGSVHHTESVRVCFTERHVIAYKQLRTPPLLSLHLGRWSIRPSGDAVAVTSAHTVSVVPSAIEKVLGKGATEADAVEYARKALGRNSLLTLDAAGQYAESRV is encoded by the coding sequence ATGACCGAGTCACCCGTACAGGAGACCGAGCACGAGATCCGCATCGCGGCACCGCCCCAGGCCGTGTTCGCCGCCCTGGCCGATGCCCCGGGCTGGCCCGCGGTGTTCCCGCCGAGCGTCCACGTCGAACAGCTGGAACGCACGGGCTCCACCGAGCGGATCCGCGTCTGGGCCACCGCCAACGGCTCCCCGCGCACATGGACGTCGCGGCGCGAGCTGGACGAGCGGGCCCGGCATATCCGCTTCCGGCAGGAGGTCTCCGCCAGTCCGGTCGCCGCGATGGGCGGTGCGTGGATCGTCGAGGAGACCGACGCCGGCGGCTCCCGGGTGCGGTTGACGCACGACTTCCGGGCGGTGGACGACGATCCGGCGGCGATCGAGTGGATCCACCGGGCGGTGGACCGCAACAGCGAGGCGGAACTGGCCTCCCTGCGCGCCGCGCTGGAACGCCCCGACGGGACCGCGCCGACGACCTTCGAGGACACCGTCCTGGTCCGTGGCCGGGCCCAGGACGTCTACGACTTCCTCTACCGCGCCGACCTCTGGCCGGAGCGGCTGTCCCATGTCGCACGGGTCACGGTCGAGGAGGAGGACCCGGGGCTCCAGCATCTGTCGATGGAGACGCGTACGGCCGACGGCTCGGTACACCACACCGAGTCGGTGCGCGTCTGCTTCACCGAACGGCACGTCATCGCCTACAAGCAGCTGCGCACCCCGCCGCTGCTCTCGCTCCACCTCGGACGCTGGTCGATCCGTCCGAGCGGCGACGCCGTCGCGGTCACCTCGGCGCACACCGTGTCCGTGGTCCCCTCGGCGATCGAGAAGGTGCTCGGGAAGGGGGCGACCGAGGCGGACGCCGTCGAGTACGCCCGTAAGGCCCTGGGCCGCAACAGCCTGCTGACGCTCGATGCGGCGGGGCAGTACGCCGAGTCCCGCGTCTGA
- a CDS encoding AfsR/SARP family transcriptional regulator has translation MQIDMLGPLVALQNGVSVTPIARKPRQVFTLLALHAGTVVTVPALIEELWSTQPPASALTTLQTYILQVRRGITVALGASHNGPAKDVLRTSYGGYQLDVDPTCTDVYAFEHLTGEGKWALEQGDLTRASARFRQALGLWRGDALVDVHAGMRIGMEVGRLEESRLGVLEDRVETDLKLGRHASLLPELSALTARYPMHENLWAQFMIALHRAGRTSQALETFIKLRRTLVHELGVEPSARLQHLQYAILRADPGIDRTGLAIPAVATATTA, from the coding sequence ATGCAAATCGACATGTTGGGTCCACTGGTCGCGCTCCAGAACGGGGTCTCGGTCACCCCGATCGCCCGGAAGCCACGCCAGGTGTTCACACTGCTCGCGCTGCACGCGGGAACCGTGGTCACGGTGCCCGCCCTCATCGAGGAACTGTGGAGCACCCAGCCCCCGGCCAGCGCGCTGACCACGCTCCAGACCTACATCCTCCAAGTGCGACGAGGCATCACCGTCGCCCTGGGAGCCAGCCACAATGGCCCTGCCAAGGACGTGCTCCGTACCTCCTACGGCGGCTACCAGCTGGACGTCGACCCCACCTGCACCGACGTGTACGCCTTCGAGCACCTCACGGGGGAGGGCAAGTGGGCGCTCGAACAGGGCGACCTCACCAGGGCGTCCGCCCGGTTCCGCCAGGCGCTGGGCCTGTGGCGGGGCGACGCGCTCGTGGACGTGCACGCCGGCATGCGCATCGGGATGGAGGTGGGCCGGCTGGAGGAGAGCAGGCTCGGCGTCCTGGAGGACCGGGTGGAGACCGATCTGAAGCTGGGCCGGCACGCGAGCCTGCTCCCCGAGCTGTCGGCGCTGACCGCGCGCTACCCCATGCACGAGAACCTGTGGGCCCAGTTCATGATCGCCCTGCACCGGGCGGGCCGAACCAGCCAAGCACTGGAGACGTTCATCAAGCTCCGCAGGACGCTGGTGCACGAGCTGGGCGTCGAACCGTCCGCCCGCCTCCAGCACCTCCAGTACGCGATCCTGCGTGCCGACCCCGGCATCGACCGGACCGGCCTGGCCATCCCGGCGGTCGCCACAGCCACGACCGCTTGA
- a CDS encoding nuclear transport factor 2 family protein translates to MNAFAADDRRADGPADPGIHLQVQQFYARQMQLLDDGKAEEWARTFTDDGVFQVGGEAVRGASDIARAARQTVDRFDADGITRRHWLGMLTVDGKQDEVGARSYAVVLETPRGGDPVLRRSTVCADLLVREAGEWRVRHRTVTRDGLD, encoded by the coding sequence ATGAACGCGTTCGCGGCGGACGACAGGCGGGCGGACGGCCCGGCCGACCCCGGGATCCACCTTCAGGTACAGCAGTTCTACGCACGGCAGATGCAACTCCTGGACGACGGCAAAGCCGAGGAATGGGCGCGCACCTTCACGGACGACGGCGTCTTCCAGGTGGGCGGTGAGGCAGTCCGCGGTGCGTCCGACATCGCGCGAGCCGCACGGCAGACGGTCGACCGCTTCGACGCCGACGGGATCACCCGCAGGCACTGGCTGGGGATGCTGACCGTCGACGGCAAACAGGACGAGGTCGGCGCCCGGAGTTACGCGGTGGTGCTGGAGACACCGCGGGGCGGGGACCCGGTGCTGCGCCGCAGCACGGTCTGCGCCGACCTCCTGGTGCGGGAGGCGGGCGAGTGGCGCGTCAGGCACCGGACGGTCACCCGCGACGGGCTGGACTGA
- a CDS encoding activator-dependent family glycosyltransferase produces the protein MRVLFTTMAARSHVYAQVPLASALRSAGHEVLVASQPDVLDDIVRAGLPAARIGATLNIEEETRDANASFEDDRNLGGLAMSNSRYDPYPWDHALGMFTAMTAMVFQNVCPEPMVDDLVGLARDWRPDLVIWDPLTLAGPVAARLTGAAHARLLFGPDQMGRNRTAFSAMLNRRLPELRDDPLAEWLTWTLERCGGGAEDMSEELVLGQWTIDPTPTSMRIPLDLPCVPVRYVPYNGPSLLPDWLREPPGRPKRLCLTLGVSLGEAAGAGTLAARDILASVDGLDVEVVATLPAELRAELGTLPPNVRAVDFVPLNALLPSCSGIVHHGGSGTFMTALAHGVPQLIVPDMMWDAMEKAHALDRSGAGMFVDAADVSPVLLRERVLALLDDPSYAAGARTVRTELIGTPSPNDIVPVLERLTAEHRAAGPQAARSPDSVRARRAETLKPTSTGGF, from the coding sequence GTGCGAGTCCTGTTCACGACGATGGCCGCGCGCTCCCATGTCTACGCCCAGGTCCCGCTCGCATCGGCCCTGCGCAGCGCGGGACACGAGGTGCTCGTGGCCAGCCAGCCCGACGTGCTCGACGACATCGTCCGGGCGGGCCTGCCCGCCGCTCGGATCGGCGCCACCCTGAACATCGAGGAAGAGACCCGGGACGCCAACGCCAGTTTCGAGGACGACCGCAACCTCGGCGGTCTCGCCATGAGCAACTCCCGCTACGACCCCTACCCGTGGGACCACGCGCTCGGCATGTTCACCGCGATGACGGCCATGGTCTTCCAGAACGTATGCCCCGAGCCGATGGTCGACGACCTGGTCGGCCTCGCCCGCGACTGGCGGCCGGACCTGGTCATCTGGGACCCACTCACCCTGGCCGGACCGGTGGCTGCCCGGCTCACCGGGGCGGCGCACGCCCGGCTGCTGTTCGGCCCCGACCAGATGGGCAGGAACCGGACGGCCTTCAGCGCCATGCTGAACCGGCGACTCCCCGAACTGCGGGACGACCCGCTGGCCGAGTGGCTCACCTGGACACTGGAGCGGTGCGGGGGCGGCGCGGAGGACATGAGCGAGGAGCTCGTCCTCGGGCAGTGGACCATCGACCCCACCCCCACCTCGATGCGCATCCCCCTGGACCTGCCCTGTGTGCCGGTGCGCTACGTGCCGTACAACGGGCCCTCACTGCTGCCGGACTGGCTGCGCGAACCGCCCGGCCGGCCGAAGCGCCTGTGCCTGACGCTCGGAGTCTCCCTGGGAGAGGCGGCCGGCGCCGGGACGCTCGCGGCCCGCGACATCCTCGCGTCCGTGGACGGGCTGGACGTCGAGGTCGTCGCGACGCTCCCCGCGGAGTTGCGTGCGGAGCTCGGCACCCTGCCGCCCAACGTACGCGCCGTCGATTTCGTCCCGCTCAACGCGCTGCTGCCTTCCTGTTCGGGCATCGTCCACCACGGAGGCTCCGGAACCTTCATGACGGCCCTCGCACACGGGGTACCGCAGTTGATCGTGCCCGACATGATGTGGGACGCCATGGAGAAGGCACACGCCCTGGACCGCAGCGGGGCGGGCATGTTCGTGGATGCCGCGGACGTCTCACCGGTTCTGCTGCGCGAGCGCGTCCTGGCGCTGCTCGACGATCCCTCGTACGCGGCGGGGGCGCGCACCGTGCGAACCGAACTCATCGGGACACCGAGTCCCAACGACATCGTGCCCGTGCTGGAGCGGCTGACGGCGGAACACCGGGCGGCCGGTCCGCAGGCCGCACGCTCTCCCGACAGCGTCCGTGCGCGGCGGGCGGAGACGCTCAAGCCGACCTCGACCGGCGGATTTTAG
- a CDS encoding DegT/DnrJ/EryC1/StrS family aminotransferase: protein MSTYVWQYLTEYQNERADILDAVETVFDSGRLILGDSVRGFEEEFAAYHGSPHCTGVDNGTNALVLGLRALGIGPGDEVVTVSNTAAPTVVAIAAVGATPVFVDVSEENYLMDTGLLSSAIGPRTRCLLPVHLYGQSVDMAPVLELAAEHGLKVLEDCAQAHGARRHGQLVGNAGQAAAFSFYPTKVLGAYGDAGAVVTPDIETDRRLRQLRYYGMEERYYVVSSPGHNSRLDEVQAEILRRKLRRLDSYIEGRRAVARRYEEGLGDLGELVLPATAPGNDHVYYVYVVRHPERDRIIKALAARDIHLNISYPWPIHTMSGFAHLGYGKGDLPVTEGLAEQIFSLPMYPSLAVDEQERVIEAVREVIGSL, encoded by the coding sequence GTGTCCACCTACGTGTGGCAGTACCTCACCGAGTACCAGAACGAGCGGGCCGACATTCTGGACGCGGTGGAGACCGTGTTCGATTCCGGCCGTCTCATCCTCGGGGACAGTGTCCGCGGCTTCGAGGAGGAATTCGCCGCCTACCACGGATCACCTCATTGCACCGGCGTCGACAACGGCACCAACGCACTTGTCCTCGGCCTGCGCGCGCTCGGCATCGGACCCGGTGACGAGGTGGTGACCGTCTCCAACACCGCCGCCCCGACCGTGGTGGCCATCGCGGCTGTCGGCGCTACCCCCGTCTTCGTCGACGTGTCCGAGGAGAACTACCTCATGGACACCGGGCTGTTGAGCTCGGCGATCGGCCCGCGTACCCGCTGCCTGCTGCCCGTGCATCTGTACGGACAGAGCGTGGACATGGCCCCCGTCCTCGAACTCGCCGCCGAACACGGCCTGAAGGTGCTGGAGGACTGCGCGCAGGCGCACGGCGCCCGCCGCCACGGGCAACTCGTCGGCAACGCGGGACAAGCTGCGGCCTTCTCGTTCTACCCGACCAAGGTCCTCGGCGCCTACGGTGACGCCGGCGCGGTCGTCACTCCGGACATCGAGACGGACCGACGGCTGCGGCAGCTGCGGTACTACGGCATGGAGGAGCGCTACTACGTCGTCAGCTCGCCCGGCCACAACAGCAGGCTCGACGAGGTGCAGGCCGAGATCCTGCGCCGCAAGCTGCGCCGCCTCGACTCCTACATCGAGGGCCGCCGCGCCGTGGCCCGTCGTTACGAGGAAGGACTCGGCGACCTCGGCGAGCTGGTCCTGCCCGCCACCGCGCCGGGCAACGACCACGTCTACTACGTGTACGTCGTCCGCCACCCCGAACGCGACCGGATCATCAAGGCGCTGGCCGCCCGGGACATCCACCTCAACATCAGCTACCCGTGGCCGATCCACACCATGAGCGGCTTCGCCCACCTCGGCTACGGCAAGGGCGACCTGCCGGTGACCGAAGGGCTCGCCGAGCAGATCTTCTCCCTGCCCATGTACCCCTCGCTCGCCGTCGACGAGCAGGAGCGGGTGATCGAGGCGGTACGGGAGGTCATCGGCTCCCTGTGA
- a CDS encoding VOC family protein, producing the protein MNRFAPGTPAWFDLGSPDVAASADFYSGLFGWSATVVSDPGAGGYTTFTSGGQLVAAVARHQIDTPYHRSYGPDNEQHGMPAIWTVYFATDDPEALTKRVEAAGGDVIMTPMDVLGLGRMAVFADPAGAAFAVWRKGMMEGAEVTGVPGSVGWVELVTGDFAGSRAFYPATLGLTPWDTGVPGVSDPVWQIGGTPVAGSRQLGVTGAVRPHWAVSFAVDDCDGTAQRAVALGGVVENEPADTPRGRRADLVDPHGAGFSVVELREDFPAAPGGSS; encoded by the coding sequence GTGAACAGGTTCGCCCCCGGCACTCCCGCGTGGTTCGACCTCGGCTCACCCGACGTCGCCGCGTCGGCCGACTTCTACAGCGGCCTCTTCGGCTGGAGCGCCACCGTCGTGAGCGATCCGGGCGCCGGAGGCTACACGACGTTCACCTCCGGCGGGCAGCTGGTCGCCGCGGTCGCCCGCCACCAGATCGACACCCCTTACCACCGTTCGTACGGGCCGGACAACGAACAGCACGGCATGCCCGCCATCTGGACCGTGTACTTCGCCACCGACGACCCCGAGGCGCTGACCAAGCGGGTCGAGGCGGCGGGCGGTGACGTGATCATGACCCCGATGGACGTTCTCGGACTCGGACGCATGGCTGTCTTCGCCGACCCGGCGGGCGCCGCGTTCGCGGTCTGGCGCAAGGGGATGATGGAGGGCGCCGAGGTGACCGGGGTCCCCGGCTCGGTCGGGTGGGTCGAGCTGGTCACCGGTGACTTCGCCGGATCCCGCGCCTTCTACCCGGCGACCCTGGGCCTGACCCCGTGGGACACCGGCGTGCCGGGGGTGTCCGACCCGGTCTGGCAGATCGGAGGCACTCCGGTCGCCGGGAGCAGGCAGCTGGGCGTCACAGGTGCCGTACGGCCGCACTGGGCGGTGTCGTTCGCCGTGGACGACTGCGACGGGACGGCGCAGCGGGCCGTGGCACTCGGCGGCGTCGTCGAGAACGAACCGGCGGACACGCCCCGCGGGCGGCGCGCGGACCTGGTCGACCCGCACGGCGCCGGGTTCTCGGTGGTGGAACTCCGCGAGGACTTCCCGGCGGCACCGGGCGGTTCCTCGTGA
- a CDS encoding NDP-hexose 2,3-dehydratase family protein has protein sequence MGALPASTIRLHSGAPLTEQIARSARARDGLDGMAPFWSWYADRSERVVHRTERIPLDALEGWERDPATGTIAHRTGGFFTVEGLAVHIPGAPVPRWHQPIVNQPEVGILGFLTKEFHGTLHCLVQAKFEPGNPGGLQLSPTVQATRSNYTRLHGGKAVPYLEHFRDVTGRRVVADVLQSEQGSWFYRKRNRNMIVQVDGDVPPHQDFHWLTIGQLHQLLGVENLVNMDARTVLACMPFASQGPHPLADVEPAGADAAFHRSVVRSCAASEGSLHSTVDIVSWIADLRSRTEVHTRPAALNALPLWLERDGVIAHESKHFLEVMGVDVTAASREVSGWCQPMIEPTDQGVTAFLTRKLDGVLHILAHARVEPGYVDIVEIAPTVQCTPASLETLPPEARPRFLDAVLEAPPERVRYATALSEEGGRFYRAVNTYMIVEADQDIPDGGDYRWMTLHQFTDLLRHSHYVNIQARTLIACLHSLSLGAPSTRSAAPSAPSRK, from the coding sequence GTGGGCGCGCTTCCGGCCTCGACCATACGCCTGCACAGCGGCGCACCGCTGACCGAGCAGATCGCCCGTTCGGCACGCGCCCGCGACGGCCTCGACGGCATGGCCCCTTTCTGGTCCTGGTACGCCGACCGCTCCGAGCGGGTGGTCCACCGCACCGAGCGCATCCCGCTCGATGCCCTCGAAGGGTGGGAGCGCGACCCCGCCACGGGGACCATCGCCCACCGCACGGGAGGGTTCTTCACCGTCGAGGGCCTGGCCGTCCACATCCCCGGTGCGCCTGTCCCCCGCTGGCACCAGCCGATCGTCAACCAGCCCGAGGTCGGCATCCTCGGCTTTCTTACGAAGGAGTTCCACGGCACCCTGCACTGTCTCGTACAGGCCAAGTTCGAGCCCGGCAATCCGGGCGGTCTCCAGCTCTCCCCGACCGTCCAGGCCACCCGGAGCAACTACACGCGGTTGCACGGCGGCAAGGCCGTCCCGTACCTGGAGCACTTCCGCGACGTCACGGGCCGGCGAGTGGTCGCCGATGTGCTCCAGTCCGAGCAGGGGTCCTGGTTCTACCGCAAGCGCAACCGCAACATGATCGTTCAGGTGGACGGCGACGTTCCGCCCCACCAGGACTTCCACTGGCTGACCATCGGCCAGCTCCATCAGCTGCTCGGCGTGGAGAACCTGGTCAACATGGACGCCCGGACGGTCCTGGCCTGCATGCCGTTCGCGAGCCAGGGGCCGCATCCGCTCGCCGACGTGGAACCGGCCGGGGCCGACGCCGCGTTCCACCGGTCCGTCGTGCGCTCGTGCGCGGCCTCGGAGGGCAGCCTGCACAGCACCGTGGACATCGTCAGCTGGATCGCGGACCTGCGCAGCCGCACCGAGGTTCACACCCGTCCGGCGGCCCTCAACGCACTGCCGCTCTGGCTCGAACGTGATGGCGTGATCGCCCACGAGAGCAAACACTTCCTGGAGGTGATGGGCGTCGACGTGACGGCCGCCTCCCGGGAGGTCTCCGGGTGGTGTCAGCCCATGATCGAGCCCACCGACCAGGGGGTCACCGCCTTCCTCACCAGGAAGCTCGACGGCGTCCTGCACATCCTGGCCCACGCCAGGGTGGAGCCGGGCTACGTCGACATCGTGGAGATCGCGCCCACCGTGCAGTGCACCCCCGCCAGCCTGGAAACGCTCCCCCCGGAGGCCAGACCCCGCTTCCTCGACGCCGTCCTGGAAGCGCCGCCGGAACGGGTGCGTTACGCGACGGCACTCTCGGAGGAGGGCGGGCGCTTCTACCGGGCGGTGAACACGTACATGATCGTCGAGGCCGACCAGGACATACCGGACGGCGGCGACTACCGCTGGATGACGCTCCACCAGTTCACCGACCTGCTGCGGCACTCCCACTACGTCAACATCCAGGCCCGCACACTGATCGCCTGTCTGCACAGCCTGTCGCTGGGGGCGCCCTCCACCCGCTCGGCCGCGCCATCGGCCCCCTCCCGGAAGTGA
- a CDS encoding cytochrome P450 → MRRKPELHDTFRRAGAIVEVEAPAGGPAWVVTDDALAREVLADPRFVKDPELAPESWRGVDDGLDRPAPELRPFTIIAVDGEDHRRLRRVHAPAFNPRRLAERTDRIAAVAGRLLGELADASGRSGEPAELIGGFAYHFPLLVICDLLGVPVTDPVMAREAVGVLKALGLGSPQDEKNGDGGAEEAVPDTSALVGLLSAAVRAAGEDGPPSMTRVLRERATAEFGSVSDDQLIYMITGLIFAGHDTTGSFLGFLLAEVLAGGLASDADDSGVTRFVEEALRHHPPVPYTLWRFAATELRIGGVLLPRGAPVLVDIEGINTDGRHHEEPHDFRPQRPSNRKLTFGDGPHYCIGEQLAQLESRTMIKVLRSTFPAARLAVPYSELRWTRTGAQTARLTELPVWLR, encoded by the coding sequence ATGAGGCGCAAGCCCGAGCTCCACGACACCTTCCGCCGCGCCGGGGCGATCGTCGAGGTGGAAGCTCCCGCGGGCGGTCCCGCCTGGGTCGTCACCGACGACGCGCTGGCCCGCGAGGTGCTGGCCGATCCACGCTTCGTCAAGGACCCCGAGCTGGCTCCCGAGTCGTGGCGGGGGGTGGACGACGGGCTCGACCGGCCGGCCCCGGAGCTGCGGCCCTTCACGATCATCGCCGTGGACGGCGAGGACCACCGGCGGCTGCGCCGCGTCCACGCGCCCGCGTTCAACCCGCGCCGGCTCGCCGAGCGGACGGACCGGATAGCCGCCGTCGCCGGCCGGCTGCTCGGCGAACTCGCCGATGCCTCCGGCCGGTCCGGCGAACCGGCCGAACTGATCGGCGGGTTCGCCTACCACTTCCCGCTCCTGGTCATCTGCGACCTGCTCGGCGTCCCGGTGACCGACCCGGTGATGGCGCGGGAGGCCGTCGGCGTACTCAAAGCACTCGGCCTCGGCAGTCCCCAGGACGAGAAGAACGGGGACGGCGGCGCCGAAGAGGCCGTCCCCGACACCTCGGCGCTGGTGGGGCTCCTCTCCGCCGCCGTGCGGGCCGCAGGTGAGGACGGCCCGCCGAGCATGACCCGCGTCCTGCGCGAGCGGGCGACGGCGGAGTTCGGCTCCGTCTCCGACGACCAGCTCATCTACATGATCACCGGACTGATATTCGCCGGTCACGACACGACGGGATCCTTCCTCGGGTTCCTGCTCGCCGAGGTCCTGGCGGGGGGCCTCGCGTCCGACGCCGACGACTCCGGCGTCACCCGGTTCGTGGAGGAGGCGCTGCGCCACCACCCGCCGGTGCCGTACACACTCTGGCGGTTCGCTGCCACCGAGCTACGGATCGGCGGGGTGCTGCTGCCCCGGGGAGCTCCGGTGCTCGTGGACATCGAAGGCATCAACACCGACGGCCGCCACCACGAGGAGCCGCACGATTTCCGGCCGCAGCGCCCGTCGAACCGGAAGCTCACCTTCGGCGACGGACCGCACTACTGCATCGGGGAGCAGCTCGCCCAGCTGGAGTCGCGCACGATGATCAAGGTGCTGCGCAGCACCTTCCCCGCCGCCCGACTGGCCGTACCGTACAGCGAGTTGAGGTGGACCCGGACGGGGGCGCAGACGGCGAGACTCACAGAACTCCCCGTCTGGCTGCGCTGA
- a CDS encoding SDR family NAD(P)-dependent oxidoreductase: MKNTQRSVIVTGGGSGIGRAVARAFADRGDRVLVVGRTPGTLAETVDGYKEAHALAVDITDRAGLTAVADEVRERWGGAVDVLVNNAATAAFGTLGELTREAVEAQVATNLVAPALLTQAVLGPLETAGGVVVNIGSAGALGLRAWPGNSVYGATKAGLDLFTRSWAVELGPRGIRVVGVAPGVIDTGTGVRAGMSQEAYDGFLEAMGQRTPLGRTGASEEIARWVVQLADPEASFITGTTVAVDGGLSLT; this comes from the coding sequence ATGAAGAACACGCAACGATCCGTGATCGTGACCGGCGGCGGCTCCGGCATCGGGCGGGCCGTCGCCCGCGCATTCGCCGACCGGGGAGACCGCGTACTCGTCGTAGGCAGGACGCCCGGCACGCTGGCCGAGACGGTGGACGGGTACAAGGAGGCGCACGCGCTGGCCGTGGACATCACCGACCGGGCGGGCCTCACCGCCGTCGCCGACGAGGTCCGGGAGCGGTGGGGCGGCGCGGTGGACGTGCTGGTCAACAACGCCGCCACCGCCGCCTTCGGCACGCTGGGCGAGTTGACACGGGAGGCGGTCGAGGCCCAGGTCGCGACGAACCTGGTCGCCCCCGCGCTCCTTACCCAGGCCGTGCTCGGTCCGCTGGAGACCGCCGGCGGGGTGGTGGTGAACATCGGTTCGGCGGGAGCACTCGGTCTGCGTGCCTGGCCGGGGAACTCGGTGTACGGAGCCACCAAGGCAGGCCTGGACCTGTTCACCCGCTCGTGGGCGGTGGAGCTCGGGCCCCGGGGCATCCGGGTGGTGGGCGTGGCCCCGGGAGTGATCGACACGGGTACGGGGGTGCGGGCGGGAATGTCCCAGGAGGCCTACGACGGGTTCCTGGAGGCGATGGGGCAGCGCACGCCGCTCGGCCGTACGGGAGCCTCCGAGGAGATCGCCCGGTGGGTGGTACAACTCGCGGACCCGGAGGCCTCGTTCATCACCGGCACCACGGTGGCGGTGGACGGAGGGCTGTCGCTGACCTGA
- a CDS encoding SDR family NAD(P)-dependent oxidoreductase has translation MTGATSGIGRAAALALARRGARLVLVGRDPGRLSRITREIAEISGAAPDAFRADFAELRQVRDLGERLREGYPRIDVMAANAGGMFWSRKTTADGFESTFQVNHLAGFLLASLLRDRLEGGRLVLTSSDAYTEGRIDPGELAGDGRRYSAGEAYSTSKLANLLTASEASRRWPGVLAASYHPGEVRTRIGRGTIASTYFRFNPFLRSAEQGADTLVWLATTPSDGLSPGGYYADRRLVPVSGPAADAGLAAKLWEASAAAVGAAG, from the coding sequence GTGACCGGAGCCACGTCCGGCATAGGCCGGGCGGCGGCCCTCGCCCTCGCCCGCCGGGGAGCCCGTCTCGTGCTCGTCGGCCGCGACCCCGGGCGCCTGAGCAGGATCACCCGGGAGATCGCCGAAATCTCCGGCGCGGCCCCGGACGCCTTCCGGGCGGACTTCGCCGAGCTGCGGCAGGTACGTGACCTGGGGGAGCGGCTGCGAGAGGGGTACCCGCGTATAGACGTCATGGCCGCCAACGCGGGCGGCATGTTCTGGTCGCGCAAGACGACGGCGGACGGATTCGAGTCGACCTTCCAGGTCAACCATCTGGCGGGGTTCCTCCTCGCGTCGCTCCTGCGGGACCGGCTGGAGGGAGGCCGTCTCGTCCTCACCTCCTCCGACGCGTACACCGAGGGCAGGATCGATCCGGGCGAACTCGCCGGCGACGGCCGCCGCTACAGCGCGGGCGAGGCGTACAGCACCTCCAAACTGGCCAACCTCCTGACCGCCTCGGAGGCCTCTCGACGCTGGCCCGGCGTCCTGGCGGCGAGCTACCACCCGGGCGAGGTCCGTACCCGTATCGGACGGGGCACCATCGCCTCGACGTACTTCCGGTTCAATCCCTTCCTGCGTTCCGCGGAGCAGGGCGCCGACACCCTCGTATGGCTGGCGACGACGCCGTCCGACGGGCTGTCCCCAGGCGGCTACTACGCCGACCGGCGGCTGGTGCCGGTCAGCGGCCCGGCCGCGGACGCGGGGCTGGCGGCGAAGCTCTGGGAAGCGAGCGCGGCCGCCGTGGGCGCCGCCGGCTGA
- a CDS encoding acyl carrier protein: MAEFGQAELEEIMRQSMGEDEPVNLSAEDTRTFEELGYDSLAVLEVVNRIARTYEVQLPEEDLAEVRTPIGLLAFVKKRLRTAA, from the coding sequence ATGGCGGAGTTCGGCCAGGCGGAACTGGAAGAGATCATGAGACAGAGCATGGGGGAGGACGAGCCGGTCAATCTGTCGGCGGAGGACACCCGGACGTTCGAAGAGCTCGGCTACGACTCGCTGGCCGTCCTGGAGGTGGTCAACCGCATCGCGCGGACGTACGAGGTGCAGCTGCCCGAGGAGGACCTGGCGGAGGTCAGGACCCCGATCGGTCTGCTGGCGTTCGTCAAGAAGAGGTTGCGGACAGCGGCATGA